A region of Pyxidicoccus parkwaysis DNA encodes the following proteins:
- a CDS encoding ADOP family duplicated permease, translating into MKVPRLPLALLRAWLPYAERDEVLAELSDEFVHRASREGPRAARAWLWRQVLGSVPPLVRRTFTRGWTGFEPASSRLRPGGPPMESFIMDLRYAARRLRSRPSYALLSILTLAIGVGGTAAAFGLVRGLLMTPLPYPAEERLDLFWSPGDWSEREFLHLSSDWSGFSAVAAFRTKELPLRRGPQASPELVTSVSTSAGLFDVLRVRPALGRAFEPNEDRPGAAPAVVISDGLYADLGGQPSLIGSTVELDGATHTVVGVMPKGFWFPDPTVRAWVAEPFNPEDGSGNYALVGRRAPGTDGPAIDVALKRLGARLKERFQYPQAWDKTRSPRLTPLREHLLGPLQAPLLATLAAMAVLLLIACANVAALMLGQVDSRATELAVRVALGADSRRMTQQLLAEALLLGLAAAGVGAAIAAQGFRLLSEALPLGPLAPHGSLDWGVFSAALVIALVAAFGIALLPARSLRKSDPQRALAKSRTGGIGARGGRTEGALVVGQVALAVLLTAGAALLVRSVTNLRAIDSGVDTGRVAVLDVVMEGNVAREARPRVIADLEASLSTLPGVRSVGATQKLPLRGAGEDWGLEIEGKPDLPSSTTYVRLVSPGYFEAIGIQLLDGRLLQESDRANTERAVVINRALAKKFFPGENPIGQRINTGLEGLERIVGVVEDVAEAGLTDGSVPARYMLHAQVADMTMTRQTLVLRAQPGQDPAALLDAARKQIAASAPSVAVQRGTTLDAVFAQAIGPARQVMSVLTFLTALAVVLGAVGVYGVTSHFVRRRQRDLGICIALGLRPSRVIAQVVGRGGKLVLLGSVIGIIAALALARLLSSFLYGVSAVDPVSLAAATLGLLAVGVGAALLPAWRASRLDPAVVFRES; encoded by the coding sequence GTGAAGGTCCCCCGACTGCCTCTGGCCCTGCTGCGGGCGTGGCTTCCGTATGCCGAGCGGGACGAGGTGCTGGCCGAGCTCTCCGACGAGTTCGTCCATCGCGCGTCCCGTGAGGGCCCCCGTGCCGCGCGAGCGTGGCTGTGGCGGCAGGTGCTCGGCTCGGTGCCGCCGCTGGTGCGGCGGACCTTCACTCGCGGCTGGACTGGCTTCGAGCCGGCCTCCAGCCGACTGCGCCCCGGAGGCCCTCCAATGGAAAGCTTCATCATGGACCTGCGCTACGCGGCCCGCCGGCTGCGCTCGCGCCCCAGCTATGCGTTGCTCTCCATCCTCACGCTGGCCATCGGCGTGGGAGGGACGGCGGCGGCCTTCGGGCTCGTGCGCGGGCTGCTGATGACGCCGCTGCCGTACCCCGCCGAGGAGCGGCTCGACCTCTTCTGGTCTCCCGGCGACTGGTCCGAGCGTGAGTTCCTCCACCTGTCCTCCGACTGGTCCGGCTTCAGCGCCGTCGCTGCGTTCCGCACCAAGGAGCTCCCGCTGCGCCGGGGCCCGCAGGCCTCACCCGAGCTGGTGACGTCCGTCTCCACCAGCGCCGGCCTCTTCGACGTCCTCCGAGTCCGCCCCGCGCTGGGCCGTGCCTTCGAGCCGAACGAGGACCGCCCCGGTGCAGCGCCCGCGGTCGTCATCAGTGACGGGCTCTATGCGGACCTCGGAGGCCAGCCGTCGCTCATCGGAAGCACGGTGGAGTTGGACGGCGCGACGCACACGGTGGTGGGTGTCATGCCGAAGGGCTTCTGGTTCCCGGACCCGACGGTGCGCGCGTGGGTGGCGGAGCCATTCAATCCGGAGGACGGCTCGGGTAACTATGCACTGGTGGGCCGGCGTGCGCCGGGGACGGACGGGCCCGCCATCGACGTGGCGTTGAAGCGGCTCGGCGCGCGGCTCAAGGAGCGCTTCCAGTATCCGCAGGCCTGGGACAAGACCCGCTCGCCCAGGTTGACGCCGCTGCGCGAGCACCTGCTGGGGCCGTTGCAGGCACCGCTGCTCGCGACGCTTGCGGCCATGGCGGTGCTGCTGCTGATTGCGTGCGCCAACGTCGCGGCGCTGATGCTCGGGCAGGTGGACAGCCGCGCCACGGAGCTCGCCGTGCGCGTGGCGCTGGGCGCGGACAGCCGGAGGATGACGCAGCAGTTGCTCGCGGAGGCGCTGCTGCTGGGGCTCGCCGCCGCTGGAGTCGGCGCCGCCATTGCGGCCCAGGGGTTCCGGTTGCTCAGCGAGGCGCTGCCGCTCGGGCCGCTCGCGCCGCATGGCTCGCTGGACTGGGGCGTGTTCTCCGCGGCGCTCGTGATTGCGCTCGTCGCGGCCTTTGGAATCGCGCTGCTGCCGGCGCGCTCGCTGCGCAAGTCGGACCCGCAGCGCGCGCTGGCGAAGTCGCGCACCGGTGGCATCGGCGCGCGCGGTGGCAGGACGGAGGGCGCGCTGGTGGTGGGGCAGGTGGCGCTCGCGGTGCTGCTGACTGCGGGGGCGGCGCTGCTCGTGCGCTCGGTGACGAACCTGCGCGCCATCGACTCCGGAGTGGACACCGGCCGCGTCGCGGTGCTGGACGTGGTGATGGAGGGCAACGTCGCGCGCGAGGCCCGGCCGCGAGTGATTGCGGACCTGGAAGCGTCACTCTCGACGCTGCCGGGTGTCCGCTCGGTGGGGGCCACGCAGAAGCTGCCGCTGCGCGGCGCGGGCGAGGACTGGGGGCTCGAAATCGAAGGCAAGCCGGACCTGCCCTCCAGCACCACGTACGTGCGGCTGGTGTCGCCCGGGTACTTCGAGGCCATCGGCATCCAGTTGCTCGACGGGCGTCTGTTGCAGGAGAGCGACCGTGCGAATACAGAGCGCGCCGTGGTCATCAACCGCGCGCTCGCGAAGAAGTTCTTCCCGGGGGAGAACCCCATCGGCCAGCGCATCAACACGGGGCTGGAGGGACTGGAGCGCATCGTCGGCGTGGTGGAGGACGTGGCGGAGGCGGGGCTCACGGATGGCTCCGTGCCCGCGCGCTACATGCTGCATGCGCAGGTGGCGGACATGACGATGACACGGCAGACGCTGGTGCTGCGCGCGCAGCCGGGACAGGACCCCGCGGCGCTGCTGGATGCGGCGCGCAAGCAGATTGCCGCGTCCGCGCCCTCGGTGGCCGTGCAGCGCGGCACCACGCTGGACGCCGTGTTCGCTCAGGCCATCGGTCCCGCGCGGCAGGTGATGTCGGTGCTCACGTTCCTCACGGCGCTCGCGGTGGTGCTCGGCGCGGTGGGCGTGTACGGCGTCACGTCTCACTTCGTGCGGCGGCGTCAGCGGGACCTGGGCATCTGCATCGCGCTCGGGCTGCGGCCGTCACGTGTGATTGCGCAGGTGGTGGGCCGGGGCGGGAAGCTGGTGCTGCTGGGCAGCGTGATTGGCATCATCGCAGCGCTCGCGCTGGCGCGGCTGCTCTCTTCGTTCCTGTATGGAGTGAGCGCGGTGGACCCGGTGTCGCTCGCCGCCGCGACGCTGGGGTTGCTGGCGGTGGGCGTAGGCGCGGCGCTGCTGCCCGCCTGGCGCGCGAGTCGACTGGACCCCGCCGTCGTGTTCCGCGAGAGCTAG
- a CDS encoding PadR family transcriptional regulator, whose amino-acid sequence MSSAPATSPDAPLGTFEEQVLLAVVRTARAPDSGGAYGMAVRRELEEVAGREVAIGAVYATLDRLEAKGLVASERAEGGASNSRRTFAITPRGARALVDSREMRERLWSGVDLVPLLAGGRGRLGA is encoded by the coding sequence GTGTCGTCCGCACCTGCTACGTCGCCCGATGCACCGCTCGGCACCTTCGAAGAGCAGGTCCTGCTCGCCGTGGTGCGCACCGCGCGGGCTCCCGACTCGGGAGGCGCGTATGGCATGGCCGTGCGCCGCGAGCTGGAGGAGGTGGCCGGACGCGAGGTGGCGATTGGCGCGGTGTACGCCACACTGGACCGGCTCGAGGCGAAGGGGCTCGTCGCCTCGGAGCGCGCGGAGGGCGGCGCGAGCAACTCGCGGAGGACGTTCGCGATTACTCCCCGGGGCGCGCGGGCGCTGGTGGACTCACGCGAGATGCGCGAGCGGTTGTGGAGCGGCGTGGACCTCGTGCCGCTGCTCGCGGGTGGACGTGGCCGCCTCGGTGCCTGA
- a CDS encoding serine hydrolase domain-containing protein: MRLPFRRFVLTALAGCTGVALLSAADTRKPSTEWMARPSEAARIARVESGLAPVEIPGEKEPRRLSLQQWMELYKIPGVSVAVFEKGALVWAKGYGVKQTGGTAPVTPDTLFQAASISKPVTALAAVHYVEAGKWSLDENINDKLISWKLPENEYTQTEKVTLRRLLSHSAGTTVHGFPGYAVTEPLPTVPQILDGAKPANTAPVRVDLVPGTKTRYSGGGITLVQLMMTDQLKKPFPRIMRETVLAPLGLKHSTYEQPLPAALAPMAASGTYFGGTPVEGKWHVYPEMAAAGLWTTPSDLSRIAIEVSKAKAGKSTRVMSQAMAKQMLTKQSESFGLGFALQAGDDFGHGGSNEGFQCVLTAFSDSGSGVAIMTNSDSGFLLLDRLTAAVAAEYGWKSYVPHPERPFIQVDLLARLKDVDTALAWYRTAKRDGNGGALSADDLNNLGYQRLKEGQMADALKILKANVELYPENANAYDSLGEAYMTAGQQADAIANYKKSLELDPKNLNAVKMLEKLGAPLSTSTPAPSSAQSH, translated from the coding sequence TTGCGCCTACCGTTCCGCCGCTTCGTCCTCACCGCCCTCGCTGGCTGCACGGGTGTCGCCCTGCTCAGCGCGGCCGACACGCGAAAGCCCTCCACCGAGTGGATGGCCCGTCCCTCCGAGGCGGCCCGCATCGCCCGGGTGGAGTCGGGCCTGGCCCCCGTCGAGATTCCCGGCGAGAAGGAGCCGCGGCGCCTGTCGCTCCAGCAGTGGATGGAGCTGTACAAGATTCCCGGCGTCAGCGTGGCCGTCTTCGAGAAGGGTGCGCTCGTCTGGGCCAAGGGCTACGGCGTGAAGCAGACCGGCGGCACGGCCCCCGTCACGCCCGACACGCTCTTCCAGGCCGCCTCCATCAGCAAGCCGGTGACGGCGCTCGCGGCGGTGCACTACGTGGAGGCCGGGAAGTGGTCGCTCGACGAGAACATCAACGACAAGCTCATCTCGTGGAAGCTGCCGGAGAATGAGTACACGCAGACGGAGAAGGTGACACTGCGCCGCCTGCTGAGCCACAGCGCGGGCACCACGGTGCACGGCTTCCCCGGCTACGCCGTCACCGAGCCCCTTCCCACGGTGCCGCAGATTCTCGACGGCGCGAAGCCCGCCAACACCGCGCCGGTGCGGGTGGACCTCGTCCCCGGTACGAAGACGCGCTACAGCGGCGGCGGTATCACCCTCGTGCAGTTGATGATGACGGACCAGTTGAAGAAGCCGTTTCCCCGAATCATGCGCGAGACGGTGCTGGCGCCGCTCGGCCTGAAGCACAGCACCTACGAGCAGCCCCTGCCCGCGGCACTCGCGCCCATGGCCGCCTCCGGGACGTACTTCGGAGGAACTCCCGTCGAGGGGAAGTGGCACGTCTACCCGGAGATGGCGGCCGCGGGCCTGTGGACGACGCCGTCCGACCTCTCGCGCATCGCCATCGAGGTGTCGAAGGCGAAGGCGGGCAAGTCCACCCGCGTGATGTCCCAGGCGATGGCGAAGCAGATGCTCACGAAGCAGTCGGAGTCCTTCGGGCTGGGCTTCGCGCTGCAGGCCGGCGACGACTTCGGGCATGGTGGCTCGAACGAGGGCTTCCAGTGCGTGCTGACGGCGTTCTCGGACTCGGGCAGCGGCGTGGCCATCATGACGAACTCGGACAGCGGCTTCCTGTTGCTGGACCGGCTCACCGCCGCCGTGGCCGCCGAGTATGGCTGGAAGTCGTATGTCCCCCACCCGGAACGGCCCTTCATCCAGGTGGACCTGCTCGCGCGGCTCAAGGACGTGGACACCGCGCTCGCCTGGTACCGGACCGCGAAGCGTGACGGCAACGGCGGCGCGCTGTCGGCCGATGACCTGAACAACCTCGGCTACCAGCGGCTCAAGGAGGGACAGATGGCGGACGCCCTGAAGATTCTGAAGGCAAACGTCGAGCTCTATCCCGAGAACGCGAATGCCTATGACAGCCTCGGTGAGGCCTACATGACGGCGGGCCAGCAGGCGGACGCCATCGCGAACTACAAGAAGTCGCTGGAGCTGGACCCGAAGAACCTCAACGCCGTGAAGATGCTCGAGAAGCTGGGCGCGCCCCTGTCCACTTCGACGCCCGCGCCGTCGAGTGCCCAGAGTCACTAG
- a CDS encoding DsbA family protein, protein MSKASVWVSLSVGLVLGFVGGRAGRPGDASANAVEARGAPAAAKAPGARQRPPISPTVYKVPLDGSPSLGAEDALVTVVEFSDYECPFCSRAHATVKQLQEKYGKKLRVVMKQHPLDIHAHAKSAALAALAAGEQGKFWEMHDTLFTNARALGAENLERYARELGLDVARWKKDMGDARLVERVRKEEAQALQLGANGTPAFFINGRYINGAQPLEVFTGVVDEELGKAEALVKGGVRPAEVYARVIEKGVERPPAQPAQQAQQELPVQKVEVGNAPARGPANAPVTVVAFSDFECPFCARAVPTLKALEEEYGGKLRVAFKHQPLPMHPHAKLAAAASMAAHEQGKFWEMHDLLFANQRQLDREALEGYAKQLGLNEARFKAALDSGKFDSQLTADMSEGTRVGAGATPTFFINGRPVVGAMPIDHFRRIIDEELKKSGVAAR, encoded by the coding sequence GTGTCGAAAGCGTCCGTGTGGGTGAGCCTCTCCGTGGGGCTCGTGCTGGGTTTCGTGGGGGGCCGCGCTGGCCGTCCGGGAGATGCGTCCGCCAATGCCGTCGAGGCGCGCGGAGCTCCGGCGGCGGCGAAGGCGCCGGGCGCGAGGCAGCGTCCTCCGATTTCGCCCACCGTCTACAAGGTGCCGCTGGACGGCTCGCCCTCGCTGGGGGCCGAGGACGCGCTCGTCACGGTGGTGGAGTTCTCCGACTACGAGTGCCCCTTCTGCTCTCGCGCCCACGCGACGGTGAAGCAGCTCCAGGAGAAGTACGGCAAGAAGCTGCGCGTGGTGATGAAGCAGCACCCGCTGGACATACACGCCCACGCCAAATCCGCGGCGCTGGCGGCGCTGGCGGCCGGCGAGCAGGGGAAGTTCTGGGAGATGCACGACACGCTCTTCACCAACGCGCGCGCGCTGGGTGCGGAGAACCTGGAGCGCTACGCGCGCGAGCTGGGCCTGGATGTGGCGCGCTGGAAGAAGGACATGGGTGACGCGCGGCTCGTCGAGCGCGTCCGCAAGGAGGAGGCCCAGGCGTTGCAACTGGGGGCCAACGGCACGCCGGCCTTCTTCATCAACGGGCGCTACATCAATGGCGCGCAGCCCCTGGAGGTCTTCACGGGCGTGGTGGACGAGGAGCTGGGCAAGGCGGAGGCCCTGGTGAAGGGCGGCGTGCGCCCGGCGGAGGTGTACGCGCGCGTCATCGAGAAGGGCGTGGAGCGTCCGCCCGCGCAGCCCGCGCAGCAGGCCCAGCAGGAGCTGCCGGTGCAGAAGGTGGAGGTGGGCAATGCACCCGCGCGCGGGCCGGCGAACGCGCCGGTGACGGTGGTGGCCTTCTCCGACTTCGAGTGCCCGTTCTGCGCCCGCGCGGTGCCGACGCTGAAGGCGCTGGAGGAGGAGTACGGCGGCAAGCTGCGCGTGGCCTTCAAGCACCAGCCGCTGCCCATGCACCCGCACGCGAAGCTGGCGGCGGCCGCGTCCATGGCCGCGCACGAGCAGGGGAAGTTCTGGGAGATGCACGACCTGCTCTTCGCGAACCAGCGGCAGCTCGACCGGGAGGCGCTGGAGGGCTACGCGAAGCAGCTCGGGCTGAACGAGGCACGCTTCAAGGCGGCGCTGGACTCGGGGAAGTTCGACAGCCAGCTGACGGCGGACATGAGTGAAGGCACGCGCGTGGGCGCGGGCGCGACGCCCACGTTCTTCATCAACGGGCGTCCGGTGGTGGGCGCGATGCCCATCGACCACTTCCGCCGCATCATCGACGAGGAGCTGAAGAAGTCCGGCGTCGCGGCACGGTAG
- a CDS encoding zf-HC2 domain-containing protein encodes MTECANTKAKRALQALFRGELDAEDFTWLRTHAATCPSCRETYDKLSRVESSLEKRALPEGRQALLEQALFARLAESRAPAPVRAPRPSERPSFFRPWMGFAMGLATVAALTLLVVIPEEGDNPRRSEEWGVRSGEGSAWGVRAFCVGADGRVRAEARPGGTLPCEEGGSVQFSYTAPEAARLTIETTSASGEPLRFFPSEGPPAEVAPGVDVVLPLSTPVQGGWLSGPLDVRARFTDARGQVLGETRLTLTPR; translated from the coding sequence ATGACGGAGTGCGCGAACACCAAGGCGAAGCGGGCCCTGCAGGCGCTCTTTCGTGGCGAGCTGGACGCGGAGGACTTCACCTGGCTGCGCACGCACGCGGCCACGTGCCCGAGCTGCCGTGAGACGTACGACAAGCTCTCGCGCGTGGAGTCCTCGCTGGAGAAGCGCGCGCTTCCCGAGGGACGGCAGGCGCTGCTGGAGCAGGCGCTCTTCGCTCGGCTCGCGGAGAGCAGGGCCCCGGCTCCGGTGAGGGCTCCGCGTCCCTCGGAGCGCCCGTCCTTTTTTCGCCCGTGGATGGGCTTCGCGATGGGGCTCGCGACGGTCGCGGCGCTCACGCTCCTGGTGGTGATACCCGAGGAGGGCGACAACCCGCGCCGCTCCGAAGAGTGGGGCGTGCGCTCCGGAGAAGGCTCCGCGTGGGGCGTGCGGGCCTTCTGCGTCGGCGCGGATGGGCGGGTGCGCGCCGAGGCCCGGCCCGGTGGGACGCTACCGTGCGAAGAGGGGGGCTCGGTGCAGTTCAGCTACACGGCGCCGGAGGCGGCGCGGCTGACGATTGAGACGACGTCTGCCTCGGGCGAGCCGCTGCGCTTCTTCCCGAGCGAAGGCCCTCCGGCCGAAGTGGCTCCGGGCGTGGACGTCGTCCTGCCCCTCAGCACCCCGGTGCAGGGTGGGTGGCTCAGCGGTCCGCTGGACGTGCGCGCTCGCTTCACCGACGCGCGGGGCCAGGTGCTGGGGGAGACGCGGCTGACGCTCACGCCGCGATGA
- a CDS encoding RNA polymerase sigma factor, producing the protein MRRFREGNPEALAAVYRANAEGLARMLRAAAWRGGVFSHLRGAMELENLILETFARAFEPRARAAYDGTRPYAHFLMGIARNVLLEQSRNRELAVGLEPFEGQGEVPEDNGGLAQALEDREVEALVAGFKEGLSTEERRLFELRFGEGLAQETAASQMGLTRIQVRRREHGIKTRLLGFLQARGYLEGLETRGWSFFRRRGDS; encoded by the coding sequence TTGCGGCGCTTCCGGGAGGGCAACCCGGAGGCCCTGGCAGCCGTGTACCGCGCGAACGCGGAGGGGCTCGCACGCATGCTGAGGGCAGCGGCCTGGCGGGGAGGCGTCTTCTCCCATCTGAGGGGCGCGATGGAGCTCGAGAACCTCATCCTGGAGACCTTCGCCCGCGCCTTCGAGCCGCGGGCGCGCGCGGCGTACGACGGCACTCGGCCCTATGCCCACTTCCTCATGGGCATCGCCCGCAACGTGCTGCTGGAGCAGTCGCGCAATCGCGAGCTGGCGGTGGGGCTGGAGCCCTTCGAGGGACAGGGCGAAGTCCCGGAGGACAACGGCGGACTGGCGCAGGCTCTGGAGGACCGGGAGGTGGAGGCGTTGGTGGCGGGATTCAAGGAGGGCCTCTCCACGGAGGAGCGGCGGCTGTTCGAGCTGCGCTTCGGAGAGGGACTGGCGCAGGAGACGGCGGCGAGCCAGATGGGGCTCACCCGCATCCAGGTGCGGCGCAGGGAGCACGGCATCAAGACGCGGCTGCTCGGCTTCCTCCAGGCGCGCGGCTACCTGGAGGGACTGGAGACCCGGGGCTGGAGCTTCTTCAGACGGCGAGGCGATTCATGA
- a CDS encoding caspase family protein — MRLLLRAPLTALWVALLCSASARAASQDVAYALIIAHNGGMDRKQAPLRYADDDGARYYELLAPRVREAVLLSVLDDETQVLHPGLAAKTRPPTRAALKEALARLNTRMAEDRARGERPVLYFIFTGHGKRGAAGEGAVSLMDGPFTRTDLFQGVLAPSQASFIHLIVDACDSYYFVHSRGALPVGPAHAEAVKGLLATRELERFPQVGVVLSTSTEQESHEWSAIRSGVFSHLVRSALTGAADVNADGRVEYSELHAFVAAASQGTEDVRGRLAAFVRPPALDRSVALTDLSTQAALSYLLVPPGVEGRLWVEDSRGLRVAEFNKERERSLVLALPPGRGYFLRTHGREAAFNFAKPGAVVDAGSLSWHETSLAARGAIQDALRDRLFSVPFGSRFYRGYVANLELPPVAPEEGPDLSP; from the coding sequence ATGAGACTTCTTCTTCGCGCACCCCTCACGGCCCTGTGGGTCGCGCTGCTCTGCTCGGCCTCCGCCCGTGCCGCGTCCCAGGACGTGGCCTACGCCCTCATCATCGCGCACAACGGGGGCATGGACCGGAAGCAGGCCCCCCTGCGCTACGCGGATGATGACGGCGCCCGGTACTACGAATTGCTGGCCCCCCGCGTGCGCGAGGCGGTGCTGCTGAGCGTCCTGGACGACGAGACTCAGGTGCTCCACCCGGGGCTGGCGGCGAAGACGCGCCCGCCCACCCGCGCAGCCCTGAAGGAGGCCCTCGCGAGGCTCAACACGCGGATGGCCGAGGACCGGGCCCGGGGCGAACGTCCGGTTCTGTACTTTATCTTCACGGGCCACGGGAAGCGGGGCGCCGCGGGCGAGGGCGCGGTGAGCCTGATGGACGGGCCCTTCACGCGCACGGACCTGTTCCAGGGCGTGCTCGCGCCCAGTCAGGCGTCGTTCATCCACCTCATCGTGGATGCGTGTGACTCGTACTACTTCGTGCACTCGCGCGGCGCGCTGCCGGTGGGGCCCGCGCACGCGGAGGCGGTGAAGGGGCTGCTGGCCACACGGGAATTGGAGCGCTTCCCTCAGGTGGGCGTGGTGCTGTCCACCTCGACGGAGCAGGAGAGCCACGAGTGGAGCGCCATCCGCTCCGGCGTCTTCAGCCATCTGGTGCGCTCGGCGCTGACGGGCGCGGCGGACGTCAACGCGGATGGGCGCGTGGAGTACTCGGAGCTCCACGCCTTCGTCGCGGCGGCGAGCCAGGGGACGGAGGACGTGCGCGGAAGGCTCGCGGCCTTCGTGCGGCCTCCGGCGCTGGACCGCTCGGTGGCGCTGACGGACCTGAGCACGCAGGCGGCGCTGAGCTACCTGCTGGTGCCTCCGGGCGTGGAGGGGCGGCTGTGGGTGGAGGACTCGCGGGGCCTGCGTGTGGCGGAGTTCAACAAGGAGCGTGAGCGCTCGCTGGTGCTGGCGCTGCCTCCGGGTCGTGGCTACTTCCTGCGCACGCACGGACGTGAAGCGGCGTTCAACTTCGCGAAGCCGGGCGCGGTGGTGGATGCGGGCTCGCTGTCGTGGCACGAGACGTCGCTGGCCGCGCGAGGGGCCATCCAGGACGCGTTGCGCGACAGGCTGTTCTCGGTGCCCTTCGGCTCGCGCTTCTACCGGGGCTATGTGGCCAACCTCGAACTGCCGCCGGTGGCGCCCGAGGAAGGACCGGACCTGTCGCCATGA
- a CDS encoding putative Ig domain-containing protein — MRRVLHCALAVLCVVAACTFSPDLSRYAACDAQGGCEKGFTCLTAESLCIPECGDEVCDSGDPTPGADAGDAGEDAGTREDAGVDASVDAGTEVDAGTDAGVDAGTDAGTQQTDAGTALGLDPDALALGREGTAYSGRLRARGGTPPYSFTAPVGLPSGLNLDSEGNLTGTPAAPGDYFLSINVTDRSTPQQQASGSIPLRISPTLRMAGPEKLTASDQGKAYLERLCATGGKEPYHFKLADAGTLPSSLQLAENGDVTGTASQQTGTADFVVEVTDSDSPPQVTTRRLSMETVNLGGFTLDMLTRSLPDGRVGSTYSYTLHSFGGTPPFSWSWAWTGPAPAGLQLDKDQGLIYGKPSQAGTYTVTLTVSDSLIQAKSGTAMTLVVVP, encoded by the coding sequence ATGAGGCGCGTGCTGCATTGCGCGCTGGCCGTGCTGTGCGTGGTGGCCGCGTGCACCTTCTCGCCGGACCTGTCTCGCTACGCCGCGTGTGACGCGCAGGGCGGCTGTGAGAAGGGCTTCACGTGCCTCACCGCTGAATCGCTCTGCATCCCGGAGTGTGGCGATGAGGTCTGTGACTCCGGAGACCCGACACCTGGCGCGGATGCCGGTGACGCGGGCGAGGACGCGGGCACGCGTGAAGACGCGGGCGTGGATGCGAGCGTCGACGCGGGGACCGAGGTGGATGCGGGCACGGACGCGGGTGTGGACGCCGGCACGGACGCGGGCACTCAGCAGACCGACGCGGGGACGGCGCTCGGGCTCGACCCGGATGCGCTCGCTCTGGGGCGCGAGGGCACCGCGTACAGCGGCCGCCTGCGCGCGCGCGGTGGCACGCCGCCGTACTCGTTCACCGCGCCGGTGGGGCTGCCCTCGGGGCTGAACCTCGACAGTGAAGGCAACCTCACCGGCACGCCCGCGGCGCCGGGTGACTACTTCCTGTCCATCAACGTGACGGACCGGAGCACTCCGCAGCAGCAGGCCAGTGGCAGCATTCCCCTGCGCATCAGCCCGACGCTGCGGATGGCCGGGCCCGAGAAGCTCACGGCCTCGGACCAGGGCAAGGCCTACCTGGAGCGCCTGTGCGCCACCGGAGGCAAGGAGCCCTACCACTTCAAGCTGGCCGACGCCGGCACGCTGCCCTCGAGCCTTCAGTTGGCCGAAAACGGCGACGTGACGGGCACCGCCTCGCAGCAGACGGGGACGGCGGACTTCGTCGTGGAGGTTACGGACAGCGACTCGCCGCCCCAGGTCACCACGCGCCGGCTGTCGATGGAGACGGTGAACCTGGGAGGCTTCACGCTGGACATGCTGACGCGCTCGCTGCCGGATGGCCGCGTGGGCAGTACGTACAGCTACACGCTGCACTCCTTCGGCGGCACGCCGCCGTTCTCGTGGTCCTGGGCGTGGACGGGGCCCGCTCCGGCGGGCCTCCAGCTCGACAAGGACCAGGGCCTCATCTACGGCAAGCCGTCCCAGGCGGGGACGTACACCGTGACGCTCACCGTCTCGGACTCCCTCATCCAGGCGAAGAGCGGCACCGCGATGACGCTGGTGGTGGTGCCGTAG
- a CDS encoding CDP-alcohol phosphatidyltransferase family protein translates to MRRRVSLVLLNTLSLSRLPMAVAFIAIPDPVVRAGLVLLAAFSDFLDGWIARHRGLATRIGALIDPVADRGFMVTAILVCYLDGLIALPEVLLLVVRDIGTAVGFIIARVVPGLRPVELKARLLGKVVTTLQLVTLLCVLLFPPAVAPLVALIGVLSLASVVDYSRAVLRARVRDTEPTRATLRQGPVERPPSSMPTARK, encoded by the coding sequence ATGCGCCGCCGGGTGAGCCTCGTACTGCTCAACACCTTGTCGCTGTCACGCCTGCCCATGGCGGTGGCATTCATTGCCATTCCCGACCCGGTGGTGCGCGCGGGGCTCGTGCTGCTGGCGGCGTTCAGCGACTTCCTCGACGGGTGGATTGCCCGTCACCGGGGGCTCGCCACGCGCATCGGCGCGCTCATCGACCCGGTGGCCGACCGGGGCTTCATGGTGACGGCCATCCTCGTCTGCTACCTCGACGGGCTCATCGCCCTGCCGGAGGTGCTGCTGCTGGTGGTGCGGGACATCGGCACCGCCGTGGGCTTCATCATCGCTCGCGTGGTGCCGGGTCTGCGGCCGGTGGAGTTGAAGGCACGGCTGCTCGGCAAGGTCGTCACCACGCTGCAACTGGTGACGCTGCTGTGCGTGCTGCTCTTCCCGCCCGCGGTGGCGCCGCTCGTCGCGCTCATTGGCGTGCTGTCGCTCGCCTCGGTGGTGGACTACTCGCGGGCGGTGCTGCGCGCGCGGGTGCGCGACACCGAGCCCACGCGAGCCACCCTGCGCCAGGGCCCGGTGGAGCGCCCTCCCTCCTCGATGCCCACGGCGCGCAAGTAG